From the Mycobacterium sp. 155 genome, the window GTGTTCGGTCCGTCCGGCAAGCGTCCGGCCTACATCGCCGAGCGGATCGCCAAAACCTGGGAGCTGGGTGCCGGCTGGGCCAAGCACGTCACCGTCGAGGTCGCGCTGGGCACTCGTGAGGGCAACAGCGTGCGCGGCGGCGACCTGGGTGCCCTGCACCCCGGTGCGCTGGCCGACGCCGCCAGCGTCGACAAGGTGATCGACGCGGCCGTGGCGGCAATTGCGGCCCGGCGTGGTGTGCCTGTCTCGTTGCCGTCGGCCGGCGGTGCCGGTGGCGGTGTGGTGGATTCGGCAGCGCTCGGCGAGTTCGCCGAGAAGGTCACCGGACGTGACGGTGTGCTGGCGGCCGCGGCGCGGACGATCTTGGGTCAGCTCGGGCTCGACAACGCCGTGACCGCCCCGGAGACGGCAACCGACGCCGAGCTCATCGACCTCGTGACCACCGAACTCGGTTCGGACTGGCCGCGACTCGTCGCGCCGACATTCGACGCCCGCAAGGCCGTCGTGTTCGACGACCGGTGGGCCAGTGCCCGTGAGGATCTGGTCAAGCTGTGGTTGGCCGACGAGAGCGAGATCGACTCGGAGTGGCCGCGGCTGTCCGAACGCTTCGAAGGTGCCGGGCATGTGGTTGGCACCCAGGCGAATTGGTGGCAGGGCAAGGCCCTGGCCGCAGGCCGCAACGTGCATGCGTCGCTGTTCGGTCGCATTGCAGCCGGCGCCGAGAACCCGGGCAAGGGCCGCTACCGTGACGAGATCGCGGTCGTGACCGGTGCCTCGAAGGGTTCGATCGCCTCCGCGGTGGTCGGGCAACTGCTCGACGGCGGTGCCACCGTCATCGCCACCACCTCGCGCCTGGACGACGACCGGTTGGCCTTCTACAAGAAGCTCTACCGCGACAACGCTCGTTTCGGCGCCACGCTGTGGGTGGTTCCGGCCAACATGGCGTCCTACTCCGACATCGACAAGCTGGTCGAGTGGGTCGGCAGTGATCAGGTCGAAAGCCTTGGGCCGCAAGCCATTCACCTCAAGGACGCGCAGACTCCGACGCTGCTGTTCCCGTTCGCCGCACCACGCGTGGCCGGGGATCTGTCGGAGGCCGGTTCGCGCTCCGAGATGGAGATGAAGGTGCTGCTGTGGGCCGTGGAGCGGCTCGTCGGTGGGCTGTCCAGGATTGGCGCCGACCGTGACATCGCTTCACGCCTGCACGTGGTGCTGCCGGGCTCGCCCAACCGCGGCATGTTCGGTGGCGACGGTGCCTACGGCGAGTCCAAGGCGGCACTCGACGCGCTGGTGAACCGCTGGAGTGCCGAGGCGTCGTGGGCCGAGCGGGTCACCCTGGCGCACGCGCTGATCGGCTGGACCAAGGGCACGGGCCTGATGGGTCACAACGACGCCATCGTCAGCGCGGTCGAAGAGGCCGGCGTGACCACTTACACCAGTGCGGAGATGGCAGCCATGCTGCTGGACCTGTGCACGGTCGAGTCGAAGGTGGCCGCGGCGAATGCGCCGATCAAGGTCGACCTGACCGGTGGTCTCGGCGACATCAAGATCGACATGGCTGAGCTGGCTGCCAAGGCCCGCGAGGAGATGTCTTCTGCGGCAGCAGAAGACGGAGCTTCCGACGGCGACAATCGCGGTACTGTCGCCGCGTTGCCCTCGCCCCCGCGCGGATACGCCCCGGCGCCCGCGCCGGTCTTCGAAAGCCTCGATGTCGACCCGGCCGATCTGGTGGTCATCGTCGGCGGTGCCGAACTCGGCCCGTACGGTTCCTCGCGTACCCGTTACGAGATGGAGGTCTCCGGCGAGTTGTCGGCGGCCGGCGTGCTGGAGCTGGCGTGGACGACCGGACTGGTCAAGTGGGAGGACGATCCCAAGGCCGGCTGGTACGACACCGAAACCGGTGAGCTGGTTGACGAATCGGAGATCGTGGAGCGTTACCACGACATCGTCGTCGAGCGCTGCGGCATCCGCGAGTTCGTCGACGACGGCGCGATCGATCCGGACCACGCCTCGCCGCTGCTCGTCAGCGTCTTCCTGGACAAGGACTTCTCGTTCGTCGTGTCCAGCGAGGCCGACGCCCGGGCGTTCGTGTCCTTCGATCCTGAGCACACCGTGGCCCGGCCGGTGCCGGACTCCGGTGACTGGCAGGTGATCCGCAAGGCGGGCACCGAAATTCGGGTGCCGCGCAAGACCAAGCTGTCGCGGACCGTCGGCGCGCAGATCCCCACCGGGTTCGACCCGACGGTGTGGGGCATCACCCCGGACATGGCCAGTTCCATCGACCGGGTGGCGCTGTGGAACATCGTGGCGACCGTCGATGCGTTCCTGTCGTCGGGCTTCACGCCGACCGAGCTGATGCGTTGGGTGCACCCGAGCCTGGTGGCCAGCACGCAGGGCACCGGTATGGGCGGCATGACCTCGATGCAGACCATGTACCACGGCAACCTGCTGGGCCGCGCCAAGCCGAACGACATCCTGCAGGAGGTGCTGCCGAACGTTGTTGCGGCACACGTCATGCAGTCCTACGTCGGCGGCTACGGCGCAATGGTCCATCCGGTCGGCGCATGCGCCACGGCCGCGGTCTCGGTCGAGGAGGGTGTCGACAAGATCCGCCTGGGCAAGGCCGATCTGGTGGTGGCCGGTGGCTTCGACGATCTGACGCTGGAGGCCATCATCGGCTTCGGTGACATGGCGGCTACCGCCGACACCGAGACGATGCGGGCCAAGGGCATCAGCGACTCGAAGTTCTCCCGCGCCAACGACCGGCGTCGGCTCGGGTTCCTCGAGGCACAGGGTGGTGGCACCATCCTGCTGGCCCGCGGTGACCTGGCCGCCAAGATGGGTCTGCCGGTGCTGGCGGTGATCGGCTACGCGCAGAGCTTCGCCGACGGTGTGCACACCTCGATCCCCGCTCCGGGCCTGGGTGCCCTGGGTGCGGGCCGTGGCGGCAAGGACTCGGCGCTGTCGCGTGCGCTGGCCAAGCTGGGTGTGGGTGCCGACGACATCGCGGTGATCTCCAAGCACGACACCTCGACGTTGGCCAACGATCCCAACGAGACCGAGCTGCACGAGCGGCTGGCCGATTCAATGGGCCGCTCGGAGGGTGCGCCGCTGTTCATCGTCAGCCAGAAGTCGCTGACCGGGCACGCCAAGGGCGGCGCCGCGGTGTTCCAGATGATGGGTCTGTGCCAGATCCTGCGCGACGGCGTCATCCCGCCGAACCGCAGCCTGGACTGCGTCGACGACGAGCTGGCCACCTCCGGTCACTTCGTCTGGGTGCGTGAGCCCCTGGACCTGCGCGGCAAGTTCCCGCTCAAGGCCGGTCTGGTGACCAGCCTCGGGTTCGGTCACGTGTCGGGCTTGGTCGCGCTGGTGCATCCGGAGGCGTTTATCGCGTCGCTCGATCCGGCTGAGCGGGAGAGCTACCGCAAGCGTGCCGAACAGCGCACGCTGGCCGGTCAGCGCCGGTTGGCCTCGGCCATCGCCGGTGGGCGTCCGATGTACGAGAAGCCTGCCGACCGCCGGTTCGACCACGATGTGCCGGAGAAGCCCCAGGAAGCGGCCATGTTGCTCGACCCGGATGCCCGACTTGGCAATGACGATCTCTATGCGCGATGAGCGCTTGCGCGAAGAGCAAGAGGGCGTGAGCTAAGGTCGCTGGGTGGCGATAGTCGGAGTAGGCATCGATCTGGTTTCCATACCGGATTTCGCTGAGCAGGTTGATCGGCCAGGCACGGTTTTCGCCGAGACGTTCACACCAGGTGAGCGCCGGGACGCCGCGGACAAGAGTTCCTCGGCGGCCCGGCACTTGGCGGCCCGGTGGGCCGCCAAGGAGGCGGTGATCAAGGCCTGGTCGGGTTCGCGGTTCTCCAAGCGACCGATGCTGCCGGAGGACATCCACCGCGACATCGAGGTGGTCACCGACATGTGGGGCCGTCCGAAGGTCCGGCTGTCAGGCGAAATTGCCCGGCACCTGGAGAACACGACCATCCATGTGTCGCTCACGCACGAGGCGGACACCGCCGCCGCCGTGGCGATCATCGAGGAACTCGAGCCCTAGCTCCGCGAGCGTGCGCGTCTGCCGCCCGACACGCCGTGTCTGGTCAGCATTTCGCGCACGCTCGCTGGGCTCGACTGTGACGCTAGTGTCATCACCATGAGTGATGTCGTGCAGCGGATCCAACAGGTATTGCCGTCGGTACGGGCCGATCTGGAGGATCTGGTCCGCATCCCCTCGGTATGGGCTGACCCAGCCCGCCGTGGTGAGGTGGCCCGCAGCGCCCAAGCTGTCGCAAAGCTGTTGTCCGATGCGGGTTTCCCCGACGTCACGATCGTCAGCGAAGGCGGCGCGCCCGCCGTCATCGCGCACTACCCGGCCCCGCCAGGGGCGCCCACGGTGTTGCTGTACGCCCACCATGATGTGCAGCCCGAAGGCGATCCCGCTCAATGGAACTCGGCGCCATTCGAGCCGCAGGAGCGCGACGGCCGGCTCTACGGCCGTGGTACCGCGGACGATAAGGCCGGTATCGCAACGCATCTGGCCGCGATCCGGGCCTTCGACGGCAAGCCACCGGTCGGTGTGACGGTGTTTGTCGAAGGCGAAGAAGAGTCCGGTTCCCCATCGCTGGGAGCCCTGTTGACCGCCCATCGTGACGCCCTGGCCGCCGATGTCATCGTCATCGCGGACTCAGACAATTGGAGCACCGAAACCCCTGCGTTGACGGTGTCTCTGCGAGGGCTGGCGGACTGCGTCGTCGAGGTCGCCACCCTCGACCACGGGCTGCATTCGGGCTTGTGGGGCGGGGTGGTGCCGGACGCACTGAGCGTCCTGGTGCGGCTGCTGGCCAGCTTGCACGACGACGACGGCAACGTCGCGGTCGCCGGCCTGCACGAGGCGTCCGCCGCGGACGTCGACCGCGGTGACGACTGGGTCCACCAGGAATCAGGTCTGCTCGACGGGGTATCCGAAATCGGCTCGGGCTCAGTGGTGCAACGCATGTGGGCCAAACCCGCCGTCACGGTGATCGGCATCGACACCACGCCCATCGACAAATCGTCCAACACTCTCATCCCGCGCGCCCGCGCGAAAGTGAGCATGCGCGTGGCGCCTGGCGGCGACGCCCGTGCTCACCTCGAAGCGCTGACGCATCACCTTGAGCTGCACACCCCGTGGGGCGCACGGGTAACGGTCACACCAGGCGACATCGGGCAGCCGTACGCCATCGATGCCACCGGCCCGGTGTACGACGCGGCCCGCGCCGCGTTCCGTCAGGCCTGGGGCACTGATCCGGTGGATATGGGCATGGGCGGCTCGATCCCGTTCATCGCTGAGTTCGCCACAGCGTTCCCCGCCGCGACGATCCTGGTCACCGGTGTCGAGGATCCCCGCACCCAGGCGCACAGCATCAACGAGAGCTTGCACCTCGGCGTGTTGGAGAAGGCGGCGACCGCCGAGGCGCTGCTGCTGGAGCGGCTGGGACAGCTACACCAATAGGTCGCGGGCGGCCGTAGCCGCCCGCGGCACGGAGGATGCACACCAACAAGCGGTGTGCATCAAAACCGGCGGTTCAGTTCAATGTCCGATGAGGTTCAGGACCTGTTCAGCCGCATTCTCGCCACTGACGAACGCTTCGTCGGTCCATTGATATCCCCACTCTCCGTACCGACCACACCACGCGATCCCGATGTCCGCTAGATAACCGTGCACAGTTTCGAGAGCCGCGGCCCGGTCGAGATCGAAGATGATGTTTGCGTAAGGGATGTGCAGCGTATTCGCGAAGATGATTCGGTCGGATTCGCGCAGGATGCCGCATTTCCTGAGATCGCGGAGCACCGGCTCGATCAGACTGTCCGGACTGCGGTCCAGCGGCCGGTACTTGGCCGAGAAATAACATTCAGCCTGCAGGCTGCCGCAACCGGTAGGTGCGTTATTCGGCGAGAGTAGGTGTGGCGTACTAAGCCTGGTGAACGTTATCTCGCGGTCGTAGTAGTACGACCAGTGGGCGTCGAGGAGGTCCGCACGATCGACACCGACGTTGACGAGCACCACCTCGGTGCAGGCGAGGCGGTCTGTCGCGTCGAGCACGTCAGGTGGTGTCCCCTCGATCATCGGCACCAGTGTCTTCAGTGGGATGGAGGAGATGAGGTGCGTGTAGTCGATGCGCTGCCCGTTACGGAACGTAAGTAACCTGCGCTTGGGGTCCACCGCGCTGACCTCGTGGCTGGTTCTGACATCGGCATCCTGGGCGAACCGGCGAAGATAGGCCGCGAATCCACCGCGAGTCGGGTAACGGAAATAGTCCACGTAATGGGTGTGGGGAGTGTTGGGCCCCAGTGCACCCCGCAGAACTTCGTCGAGGCTGGGTCGGTAGAACCGGGGCCCCAGCCAGTCCGTACTCATATTGTCAGCGGTGGTTGTGTGGTACTTGTATGCGTACTCCATCGGAAAGGTCTCAGCGAAGGTCTTGCCGAATGCCGCGTAGAGCCATTCCTGGTAGTTCTTGAATTTACGCGCCGGCTCGTCCTGCACGGCGACGAAATCCTTGATGACGTCGACCACCAAGTCCTCGGGCAAACCGTGCAGATTGACTTGTGCTGGATGCTTGATCCAATGGCCGCGCCAGAGATTGTTGATCTTTGCGTGCAAAGTCTCGTACGCACCATCGATATTGTCAGCCAATAACTCTTGGATCCGGGTATCGCTGGTGAAGGAAACGTGCGGTCCCTCGTCGAACATGAAACCGTGCCACTCATGCGATGAGGTATGTCCGCCGTAGTGGGGCAGCTTCTCGAACATCACCGGTGACAGACCCGCCGAACGCAATCGATGTGACGCGCCGAACCCCGCCATACCGGATCCGAGGATCGCAACATTTGTCATGGGTTAGCCGATCCTTCTAACTCGCTTTGCGGGATGGTGCGATCGATTGACTCCGCGAGGTCGCTGAGCGCACGCTTGCGACGTTGCATTGCCTCAGTTTCCGGCAGTCCTACGGCGGACAGGACCTGAGCCCAGCGATAGACGTGGTCGTGACGGCGTAATGAGTTCACGACGTTGGTTTTGCTGATCCGTTCACAGCGAGTCGGATCAGCGTCCAATGTTGAGATGACAGCTGAGATCTGGTCGGAATCATCGGGGAGTGGGATGACCGCGTCCTCCCAGCCGAACCATTCGTGGAACGCCTGAGTGTCGGGAACATCGCCGACGAGGATGGCGCCACCGGCGGCGCCTTCGAAGTAACGAAATCCCAATTCTTGTTGGCCGCCGGTGCGTTCGGGATTATTGAACAATGCCAGATTTACCAGGAAGTACCGCGAACGCTTGATCATGTCCGCAAGTCGGTTGCGGTGCTCGACGTAGCTCGTGACTTCGGAATTCTTCACGGTGTCGTACATGTAGTAGAAGTCGTCTGTGGCTGCGATCCTGAGGAGTGCGTTGTGGGTCAGTTCCGGGCGGCGACCCATTGCATAGAAATCGATGACTCTCTCGGGCGCCGAGGGATACGGGCAAAATTTGAGAGCATCGGTAGAGGGCGGGATGTGGTGGCAGGGACGGCCGGTGGCCCGTGCCAGCGGCTCGGCAGTGCCCGCGTCGGCGACAAAAATGTGATCGAAGCGTTTGAGTAGATTGAGGAGATTCCCGAGGGCGGGAATGTCGGCAGCATAGATTTCTTCTATGTAGCACGCGGAGACTTTTGCCGCTGATCGCCACATTGCGCACGGAGCGAGTGCACGTAAGTCGGCCACTGATTCCGTGCTGAGGAAGACCAGGTCGTAGTGGCGGGACAGGCCGGCGGGCAGGCGCCGACGACCCGCGATTGGGCAAGCTTGTTCGAGCCGCAGGCTCAACCGCTGTAAGACCCGCAGCGACAGCTGCCGAACCTTACCCAGAATGGCCTGAAATAGACCTTCTGCACCCTCGTGAGCGACCGAGCCGGAGGGGGCGATCACATCAACGTCGTCCACCGATGCGATGAGGTCTTCGAGTTCGTACTGTAAGCATCGCGAGATCAGTGGCGCGATGTCGCGGTTTGAGACACACAGAATCCGTGCACCCGGACTCTTCGTACTGAATCGGTAACGCCGCATCTCACAGACTCCACACGTGGACTGCGCTCACGAGAGTAGTCATGCGACTGGTGGCTTTCATGGTGCGACAGCCAGGGGACGGGACGTTTGACATGTGCGAAACTCTCTTTGCTGGATACATCCGGCTGAGCCGAGTGTACCCAACGGGTTGATCTTGGTAGGCACCGTCGTCAAAGGGTAGTTTGGCAGCTTAAGCCACGCGCTGCGGATCTTATTGAAGCAAGACGGCACGCCGTGTGCAGAGCAGAGGATAGTCAATGTAGATTCGCTAGCGGAATACTTGTCAACGTGCACGGTTGCGTCGTAGAGGTCGAAAGAGTGTTGTTGAACATGACTGAGCAGTCCACGTTATCGTGCCGGTTCTGCACACGACCCCTGAACCGGACGTTCGTTGACTTGGGAATGTCGCCATTGTGCCAGTCGCACCTGGGGCCTGATGAACTCGAGCGTGGTGAGGAGTTCTACCCCTTGCACGTCTTCGTGTGTGAGGGCTGCCTGCTGGTCCAACTCCATGAGTACGTCCGACCTGAGGCGATATTCACCGAGTACGCGTACTTCTCCTCCTACGTCGACACGTTGCTGCGATACGCCGAGGAATATGTCGAGGAGGTTGTTCCACGGTTTCGGCTGAACTCGCGGAGCACGGTGGTCGAGGTCGCCAGCAACGACGGCTACCTTCTGCAGTACTTCGCGAAAAAGGACATACCGGTACTGGGTATCGAGCCCGCCGGCAACGTTGCAGAGGCCGCCGAAAGCAAAGGAATTCCCACTCGAATTCGGTTCTTCGGCGTGCGCACCGCGCAGGAGCTGGTTGACGAGGGTGTCACAGCTGATCTCCTGTTGGGCAACAATGTGTTGCCGCACGTGCCCGACCTGCATGACTTCGTCGGAGGACTCAAGATCCTGCTCGCGCCGGGTGGCACCGTCACAATCGATTTCCAGCACCTGATGCGGATGGTTGAGGGCAATCAGTTCGACACGATTTATCAGGAACACTTTTCTTACCTGTCGCTCGCCGTGGTCGTCAGGCTCTTCGCACATCACGGGTTGACGGTCTTCGACGTCGCCGAACTCGGCACCCACGGCGGATCGTTACGGATCTTCGCCACCCACGCGGAGCGTGGTGTTGAGCCGGGGTCGCGCGTGGCCGATGTCTTGGCGGAAGAGGAACGCCGCGGGATGAACGAATTGGCCTACTACGCGAAGTTCGATGAGCGAGTAAAAGAAACCAAGCGCGGTCTCCTCGAATTCCTCATCGCGGCTAAGCGGGACGGCAAGTCGATCGTCGGCTACGGTGCGGCCGGCAAGACCAACACCCTGCTGAACTATTGCGGCATCCGAACGGATTTCATCGACTACACCGTCGATCGCAACCCGTACAAGCAGGGGAAGTTCCTGCCTGGTACCCATATCCCGATTCTGTCTCCCGACCGTATTCGGGAAACTAGGCCCGATTATCTGTTCGTAGGTCCATGGAACCTGGTCGACGAAATCATGGAACAGACATCCTATATTCGCGAATGGGGTGGGCAGTGGCTGATCCCGATCCCCGAAGTAAGGGTTGTGCGCTGAAATGACTGATACCGCAGCGGATATCGTCGAGCAGGACCTTGAGTACATCACCAGTGAACTGTGCGAAGAGTTCGGCCGTATGGGAGGCAAGCGTCTACTCATCGTGGGGGGCGCGGGGTTTCTCGGCTACTACCTGGTGCAGGCCGTGCTGCACTGGAACCGCACCGCCGGCAGACTGAACCCCATCCGGCTTACGGTGTACGACAACTATATTCGTGGAATTCCGGAGTGGTTGGCCGCGCTGGACGGCACTGCCCATCTCGAGTTGATTCGCCACGACATCACCGAGCCGCTGCCTGATGACATCGGTGATGTTCAATACATCGTGCACGCGGGTTCTATCGCCTCGCCGATCTTCTATCGGCGTCATCCGATCGAGACGATGGACGCCAACATCGGCGGTCTGCGAAGGCTTCTGGACTATGCGCTGGGGCAACAGTCGTCATCACATCCAGTG encodes:
- a CDS encoding holo-ACP synthase; translation: MAIVGVGIDLVSIPDFAEQVDRPGTVFAETFTPGERRDAADKSSSAARHLAARWAAKEAVIKAWSGSRFSKRPMLPEDIHRDIEVVTDMWGRPKVRLSGEIARHLENTTIHVSLTHEADTAAAVAIIEELEP
- a CDS encoding dipeptidase; the protein is MSDVVQRIQQVLPSVRADLEDLVRIPSVWADPARRGEVARSAQAVAKLLSDAGFPDVTIVSEGGAPAVIAHYPAPPGAPTVLLYAHHDVQPEGDPAQWNSAPFEPQERDGRLYGRGTADDKAGIATHLAAIRAFDGKPPVGVTVFVEGEEESGSPSLGALLTAHRDALAADVIVIADSDNWSTETPALTVSLRGLADCVVEVATLDHGLHSGLWGGVVPDALSVLVRLLASLHDDDGNVAVAGLHEASAADVDRGDDWVHQESGLLDGVSEIGSGSVVQRMWAKPAVTVIGIDTTPIDKSSNTLIPRARAKVSMRVAPGGDARAHLEALTHHLELHTPWGARVTVTPGDIGQPYAIDATGPVYDAARAAFRQAWGTDPVDMGMGGSIPFIAEFATAFPAATILVTGVEDPRTQAHSINESLHLGVLEKAATAEALLLERLGQLHQ
- a CDS encoding NAD(P)/FAD-dependent oxidoreductase; its protein translation is MTNVAILGSGMAGFGASHRLRSAGLSPVMFEKLPHYGGHTSSHEWHGFMFDEGPHVSFTSDTRIQELLADNIDGAYETLHAKINNLWRGHWIKHPAQVNLHGLPEDLVVDVIKDFVAVQDEPARKFKNYQEWLYAAFGKTFAETFPMEYAYKYHTTTADNMSTDWLGPRFYRPSLDEVLRGALGPNTPHTHYVDYFRYPTRGGFAAYLRRFAQDADVRTSHEVSAVDPKRRLLTFRNGQRIDYTHLISSIPLKTLVPMIEGTPPDVLDATDRLACTEVVLVNVGVDRADLLDAHWSYYYDREITFTRLSTPHLLSPNNAPTGCGSLQAECYFSAKYRPLDRSPDSLIEPVLRDLRKCGILRESDRIIFANTLHIPYANIIFDLDRAAALETVHGYLADIGIAWCGRYGEWGYQWTDEAFVSGENAAEQVLNLIGH
- a CDS encoding glycosyltransferase, producing MDDVDVIAPSGSVAHEGAEGLFQAILGKVRQLSLRVLQRLSLRLEQACPIAGRRRLPAGLSRHYDLVFLSTESVADLRALAPCAMWRSAAKVSACYIEEIYAADIPALGNLLNLLKRFDHIFVADAGTAEPLARATGRPCHHIPPSTDALKFCPYPSAPERVIDFYAMGRRPELTHNALLRIAATDDFYYMYDTVKNSEVTSYVEHRNRLADMIKRSRYFLVNLALFNNPERTGGQQELGFRYFEGAAGGAILVGDVPDTQAFHEWFGWEDAVIPLPDDSDQISAVISTLDADPTRCERISKTNVVNSLRRHDHVYRWAQVLSAVGLPETEAMQRRKRALSDLAESIDRTIPQSELEGSANP
- a CDS encoding class I SAM-dependent methyltransferase, producing MTEQSTLSCRFCTRPLNRTFVDLGMSPLCQSHLGPDELERGEEFYPLHVFVCEGCLLVQLHEYVRPEAIFTEYAYFSSYVDTLLRYAEEYVEEVVPRFRLNSRSTVVEVASNDGYLLQYFAKKDIPVLGIEPAGNVAEAAESKGIPTRIRFFGVRTAQELVDEGVTADLLLGNNVLPHVPDLHDFVGGLKILLAPGGTVTIDFQHLMRMVEGNQFDTIYQEHFSYLSLAVVVRLFAHHGLTVFDVAELGTHGGSLRIFATHAERGVEPGSRVADVLAEEERRGMNELAYYAKFDERVKETKRGLLEFLIAAKRDGKSIVGYGAAGKTNTLLNYCGIRTDFIDYTVDRNPYKQGKFLPGTHIPILSPDRIRETRPDYLFVGPWNLVDEIMEQTSYIREWGGQWLIPIPEVRVVR